The following proteins come from a genomic window of Streptomyces sp. NBC_01716:
- the gltB gene encoding glutamate synthase large subunit, translating to MRFDAWSPMDGRPAAQGMYDPRNEHDACGVGFVATLTGVPGHEMVEQALTVLRNLEHRGATGSEPDSGDGAGILLQIPDAFLREVTGFALPEAGSYAVGIAFLPADNPDEAVSRIETIAAEEGIDVLGWREVPVAPQMLGAIARSTMPVFRQLFVSAATDAGKATGTGTDAGNDAGTAPITGIALDRRTFVLRKRAEREAGIYFPSLSARTIVYKGMLTTGQLEPFFPDLSDRRFATAVAVVHSRFSTNTFPSWPLAHPYRFVAHNGEINTVKGNRNWMRARESQLASDVFGDDPGTLERTFPVCTPDASDSASFDEVLELLHLGGRSLPHSVLMMVPEAWENHDSMDPARRAFYQYHATMMEPWDGPACVTFTDGVQVGAVLDRNGLRPGRYWVTDDGLVVLSSEVGVLDIDPAKVVRKGRLQPGRMFLVDTAEHRVIEDDEIKATLAAENPYQEWLEAGEIELEDLPEREHIVHTHASVTRRQQTFGYTEEELRIILAPMARTGGEPLGSMGTDSPIAALSARPRLLFDYFTQLFAQVTNPPLDAIREELVTSLRSTLGPQGNILRPTAAACRSVTLPFPVIDNDELAKLIHVNADGDMPGMTAATLSGLYRVNDGGDALAARIEEIRAETDAAIEAGARMIVLSDRHSDAEHAPIPSLLLTAAVHHHLIRTKQRTQVGLLVEAGDVREVHHVALLIGYGAAAVNPYLAMESVEDLVRAGTFIEGLEPENAIRNLIHALGKGVLKVMSKMGISTVASYRGAQVFEAVGLDEAFVEKYFSGTATKIGGAGLDIIAQEVAARHAKAYPPSGISASHRALDIGGEYQWRREGEPHLFDPDTVFRLQHATRNRRYDIFKMYTDRVNEQSERLMTLRGLFSFDSGREPVALDEVEPASEIVKRFSTGAMSYGSISKEAHETLAIAMNQLGGKSNTGEGGEDADRLHDPRRRSSIKQVASGRFGVTSEYLVNADDIQIKMAQGAKPGEGGQLPGHKVYPWVAKTRHSTPGVGLISPPPHHDIYSIEDLAQLIHDLKNANPAARIHVKLVSEVGVGTVAAGVSKAHADVVLISGHDGGTGASPLTSLKHAGGPWELGLAETQQTLLLNGLRDRIVVQTDGQLKTGRDVVVAALLGAEEFGFATAPLVVSGCVMMRVCHLDTCPVGIATQNPVLRERFSGQAEYVVNFFQFIAEEVRELLAELGFRTLEEAVGHAELLDTERAVDHWKAQGLDLKPLFHVPALPDGAVRHRIIEQDHGLAKALDNQLIKLAADALGAESAEAAQPVRAQTAIRNINRTVGTMLGHEVTKRFGGAGLPDDTIDITFTGSAGQSFGAFLPSGITLRLEGDANDYVGKGLSGGRVVVRPDRGADHLAEYSTIAGNTIAYGATGGELFLRGRTGERFCVRNSGATVVSEGVGDHGCEYMTGGHAVVLGETGRNFAAGMSGGIAYVIDLDADNVNAGNLGAVETDLSDTDRKWLHDVVRRHHEETGSTVAEKLLTDWDTSVTRFSKIIPSTYKAVLAAKDAAELAGLSEQETTEKMMEAATNG from the coding sequence ATGCGTTTCGACGCCTGGTCGCCCATGGATGGCCGCCCCGCTGCGCAGGGCATGTATGACCCCCGTAACGAGCACGACGCCTGTGGCGTCGGGTTCGTGGCCACCCTGACCGGTGTGCCCGGCCACGAGATGGTCGAGCAGGCGCTGACCGTGCTGCGTAATCTCGAACACCGCGGTGCCACCGGCTCCGAGCCCGACTCGGGCGACGGCGCCGGCATCCTGCTCCAGATCCCGGACGCGTTCCTGCGCGAGGTCACCGGATTCGCGCTCCCCGAGGCCGGTTCGTACGCCGTCGGAATCGCCTTCCTGCCCGCCGACAACCCGGACGAAGCCGTCTCACGGATCGAGACGATCGCCGCCGAGGAGGGCATCGACGTCCTCGGCTGGCGCGAGGTGCCGGTCGCCCCGCAGATGCTCGGTGCCATCGCCCGCTCGACCATGCCGGTCTTCCGCCAGCTCTTCGTCTCCGCGGCGACGGACGCGGGCAAGGCCACGGGCACAGGCACGGACGCGGGCAACGACGCCGGCACAGCCCCGATCACGGGCATCGCCCTCGACCGCAGGACCTTCGTCCTGCGCAAGCGCGCCGAGCGCGAGGCCGGGATCTACTTCCCCTCGCTCTCCGCCCGGACGATCGTCTACAAGGGCATGCTGACCACCGGCCAGCTGGAACCTTTCTTCCCCGACCTCTCCGACCGCCGCTTCGCGACCGCCGTCGCCGTGGTGCACTCGCGCTTCTCCACCAACACCTTCCCGAGCTGGCCGCTCGCCCACCCGTACCGCTTCGTCGCCCACAACGGCGAGATCAACACGGTCAAGGGCAACCGCAACTGGATGCGGGCCCGCGAGTCCCAGCTGGCCTCCGACGTGTTCGGTGACGACCCCGGCACCCTGGAGCGGACCTTCCCGGTCTGCACCCCCGACGCCTCCGACTCGGCGTCCTTCGACGAGGTCCTGGAACTGCTCCACCTCGGCGGCCGGTCGCTGCCGCACTCCGTGCTGATGATGGTCCCCGAGGCGTGGGAGAACCACGACTCCATGGACCCCGCCCGGCGCGCCTTCTACCAGTACCACGCGACGATGATGGAGCCCTGGGACGGCCCCGCCTGCGTCACCTTCACCGACGGCGTCCAGGTCGGCGCGGTCCTCGACCGCAACGGGCTGCGCCCCGGCCGCTACTGGGTCACCGACGACGGCCTCGTCGTCCTCTCCTCCGAGGTCGGCGTCCTCGACATCGACCCCGCGAAGGTCGTCCGCAAGGGCCGCCTCCAGCCCGGCCGTATGTTCCTCGTGGACACCGCCGAGCACCGCGTCATCGAGGACGACGAGATCAAGGCGACGCTCGCCGCCGAGAACCCGTACCAGGAGTGGCTGGAGGCCGGCGAGATCGAGCTGGAGGACCTCCCCGAGCGTGAGCACATCGTGCACACGCACGCCTCCGTCACCCGCCGCCAGCAGACCTTCGGCTACACCGAGGAAGAGCTGCGGATCATCCTCGCGCCGATGGCCCGCACCGGCGGCGAACCGCTCGGCTCCATGGGCACCGACAGCCCGATCGCCGCGCTGTCCGCGCGCCCCCGGCTGCTGTTCGACTACTTCACCCAGCTGTTCGCGCAGGTCACCAACCCGCCGCTGGACGCCATCCGCGAGGAGCTCGTCACCTCGCTGCGCTCCACCCTTGGCCCCCAGGGCAACATCCTGCGGCCGACCGCCGCCGCGTGTCGCAGCGTCACCCTGCCGTTCCCGGTGATCGACAACGACGAGCTGGCCAAGCTCATACACGTCAACGCCGACGGCGACATGCCCGGCATGACCGCCGCCACGCTCTCCGGCCTCTACCGGGTCAACGACGGCGGCGACGCCCTGGCCGCCCGGATCGAGGAGATCCGCGCCGAGACCGACGCCGCGATCGAGGCCGGCGCGCGGATGATCGTGCTCTCCGACCGGCACTCCGACGCCGAGCACGCGCCCATCCCGTCCCTGCTGCTCACCGCCGCCGTGCACCACCACCTCATCCGCACCAAGCAGCGCACCCAGGTGGGGCTGCTGGTCGAGGCCGGTGACGTACGCGAGGTGCACCACGTCGCGCTGCTCATCGGCTACGGCGCCGCGGCCGTCAACCCGTACCTCGCGATGGAGTCCGTCGAGGACCTCGTCCGCGCGGGCACCTTCATCGAGGGCCTGGAGCCCGAGAACGCCATCCGCAATCTCATCCACGCCCTCGGCAAGGGCGTCCTGAAGGTCATGTCCAAGATGGGCATCTCCACCGTCGCCTCCTACCGGGGCGCGCAGGTCTTCGAGGCCGTCGGTCTCGACGAGGCCTTCGTGGAGAAGTACTTCAGCGGTACGGCGACCAAGATCGGCGGCGCCGGGCTCGACATCATCGCCCAGGAGGTCGCCGCCCGCCACGCCAAGGCCTACCCGCCCTCCGGCATCTCCGCGTCGCACCGCGCGCTGGACATCGGCGGCGAGTACCAGTGGCGCCGCGAGGGCGAGCCGCACCTCTTCGACCCCGACACGGTCTTCCGCCTCCAGCACGCCACCCGCAACCGCCGCTACGACATCTTCAAGATGTACACGGACCGGGTGAACGAGCAGTCCGAACGCCTCATGACGCTGCGCGGACTCTTCAGCTTCGACTCCGGCCGTGAGCCCGTCGCCCTGGACGAGGTCGAGCCCGCCTCCGAGATCGTCAAGCGCTTCTCCACCGGCGCCATGTCGTACGGCTCCATCTCCAAGGAGGCGCACGAGACCCTCGCCATCGCGATGAACCAGCTCGGCGGCAAGTCCAACACCGGCGAGGGCGGCGAGGACGCCGACCGGCTCCACGACCCCCGGCGGCGCTCGTCCATCAAGCAGGTCGCCTCCGGCCGCTTCGGCGTCACCAGCGAGTACCTCGTCAACGCCGACGACATCCAGATCAAGATGGCCCAGGGCGCCAAGCCCGGCGAGGGCGGCCAGCTGCCCGGCCACAAGGTCTACCCGTGGGTCGCCAAGACCCGGCACTCCACGCCCGGCGTCGGCCTCATCTCGCCGCCGCCGCACCACGACATCTACTCCATCGAAGACCTCGCCCAGCTGATCCACGACCTCAAGAACGCCAACCCGGCCGCCCGCATCCACGTGAAGCTGGTCTCCGAGGTCGGCGTCGGCACGGTCGCGGCCGGTGTCTCCAAGGCCCACGCCGATGTGGTCCTGATCTCCGGCCACGACGGCGGTACGGGCGCCTCCCCGCTCACCTCGCTCAAGCACGCGGGCGGTCCCTGGGAGCTGGGCCTCGCCGAGACCCAGCAGACCCTGCTGCTCAACGGGCTGCGCGACCGGATCGTCGTCCAGACCGACGGCCAGCTCAAGACCGGCCGCGACGTCGTCGTCGCCGCGCTGCTCGGCGCCGAGGAGTTCGGCTTCGCCACCGCGCCGCTCGTCGTCTCCGGCTGCGTCATGATGCGCGTCTGCCATCTCGACACCTGCCCGGTGGGCATCGCCACCCAGAACCCGGTGCTGCGCGAGCGCTTCTCCGGCCAGGCCGAGTACGTCGTCAACTTCTTCCAGTTCATCGCCGAGGAGGTCCGCGAGCTCCTGGCCGAGCTGGGCTTCCGTACGCTCGAAGAGGCCGTCGGGCACGCCGAGTTGCTGGACACCGAGCGGGCCGTGGACCACTGGAAGGCACAGGGCCTGGACCTCAAGCCGCTGTTCCACGTCCCGGCCCTGCCCGACGGCGCCGTACGGCACCGGATCATCGAGCAGGACCACGGCCTGGCCAAGGCGCTCGACAACCAGCTGATCAAGCTGGCCGCCGACGCGCTCGGCGCCGAGAGCGCCGAGGCCGCCCAGCCGGTCCGCGCGCAGACCGCGATCCGCAACATCAACCGCACCGTCGGCACGATGCTCGGCCACGAGGTGACCAAGAGGTTCGGCGGCGCGGGACTGCCCGACGACACCATCGACATCACCTTCACCGGCTCGGCGGGCCAGTCCTTCGGCGCCTTCCTGCCCAGCGGCATCACGCTGCGCCTGGAGGGCGACGCCAACGACTACGTCGGCAAGGGCCTCTCCGGCGGCCGGGTCGTCGTCCGCCCCGACCGGGGCGCCGACCACCTCGCCGAGTACTCGACCATCGCGGGCAACACCATCGCGTACGGCGCGACCGGCGGCGAGCTGTTCCTGCGCGGCCGTACCGGCGAGCGCTTCTGCGTCCGCAACTCCGGTGCCACGGTGGTCTCCGAGGGCGTCGGCGACCACGGCTGCGAGTACATGACCGGCGGCCACGCCGTCGTCCTGGGCGAGACGGGACGCAACTTCGCGGCCGGCATGTCCGGCGGCATCGCGTACGTCATCGACCTCGACGCCGACAACGTCAACGCCGGCAACCTCGGCGCCGTCGAGACCGACCTCTCCGACACCGACAGGAAGTGGCTGCACGACGTCGTGCGCCGCCACCACGAGGAGACCGGGTCCACCGTCGCGGAGAAACTGCTGACCGACTGGGACACCTCCGTGACCCGGTTCAGCAAGATCATTCCTTCCACCTACAAGGCAGTGCTCGCCGCCAAGGACGCCGCTGAGCTCGCCGGTCTCTCCGAGCAGGAGACCACCGAGAAGATGATGGAGGCGGCGACCAATGGCTGA
- a CDS encoding glutamate synthase subunit beta, with the protein MADPKGFLTTGREVAKSRPVDERRHDWNEVYVPGSLLPIISKQAGRCMDCGIPFCHNGCPLGNLIPEWNDYAYREDWTAASERLHATNNFPEFTGRLCPAPCESACVLAINQPAVTIKNVEVSIIDKAWDNGDVVPRPPERLSGKTVAVIGSGPAGLAAAQQLTRAGHTVAVYERADRIGGLLRYGIPEFKMEKSHINRRIEQMRAEGTKFRTETEIGRDIDAAKLRRRYDAVVIAAGATVSRDLPVPGRELNGIHFAMEYLPLANKVREGDLTVSPITAEGKHVVVIGGGDTGADCVGTAHRQGAASVTQLEIMPRPGEDRAPNQPWPTFPMLYKVTSAHEEGGERIYSVSTTHFEGDEDGNVQSLHLTEVEFKDGRPEPKPGTERVIPAQLVTLAMGFTGTDRSNGLVDQFGLELDARGNIARDAEYATNVDGVYVAGDAGRGQSLIVWAIAEGRSAARGVDRYLTGASELHAPIRPTDRSLTV; encoded by the coding sequence ATGGCTGACCCCAAGGGCTTCCTGACCACCGGGCGCGAGGTCGCCAAGTCCCGCCCGGTGGACGAGCGCAGACACGACTGGAACGAGGTCTACGTTCCGGGCTCACTGCTCCCGATCATCAGCAAGCAGGCCGGACGCTGCATGGACTGCGGCATCCCCTTCTGCCACAACGGCTGTCCGCTCGGCAATCTCATCCCCGAGTGGAACGACTACGCGTACCGCGAGGACTGGACAGCGGCGAGCGAACGGCTGCACGCGACCAACAACTTCCCGGAGTTCACCGGCCGGCTCTGCCCCGCGCCGTGCGAGTCCGCGTGCGTGCTGGCCATCAACCAGCCCGCCGTCACCATCAAGAACGTCGAGGTCTCCATCATCGACAAGGCATGGGACAACGGCGACGTCGTCCCGCGCCCCCCGGAGCGCCTGTCCGGCAAGACCGTCGCCGTCATCGGCTCCGGCCCGGCCGGGCTGGCCGCGGCCCAGCAGCTCACCCGGGCCGGCCACACGGTCGCCGTGTACGAGCGCGCCGACCGCATCGGCGGCCTGCTGCGCTACGGCATCCCCGAGTTCAAGATGGAGAAGTCCCACATCAACCGCCGTATCGAGCAGATGCGCGCGGAGGGCACCAAGTTCCGTACGGAGACGGAGATCGGCCGCGACATAGACGCGGCGAAGCTCCGCAGGCGCTACGACGCCGTGGTCATCGCGGCGGGCGCCACCGTCTCGCGCGACCTGCCCGTGCCCGGCCGCGAGCTGAACGGCATCCACTTCGCGATGGAGTACCTGCCGCTCGCCAACAAGGTGCGGGAGGGCGACCTGACGGTCTCCCCGATCACCGCCGAGGGCAAGCACGTCGTGGTCATCGGCGGCGGCGACACCGGCGCGGACTGCGTCGGTACGGCGCACCGCCAGGGCGCCGCGTCCGTCACCCAGCTGGAGATCATGCCCCGGCCGGGCGAGGACCGCGCCCCGAACCAGCCCTGGCCGACCTTCCCGATGCTCTACAAGGTCACCTCCGCGCACGAGGAGGGCGGCGAGCGGATCTACTCCGTCTCCACCACCCACTTCGAGGGCGACGAGGACGGCAACGTCCAGTCGCTGCACCTCACCGAGGTCGAGTTCAAGGACGGCCGCCCGGAGCCGAAGCCCGGCACCGAGCGGGTCATCCCCGCCCAACTGGTCACCCTCGCCATGGGTTTCACCGGTACGGACCGGTCCAACGGTCTCGTCGACCAGTTCGGCCTCGAACTCGACGCGCGCGGCAACATCGCACGGGACGCCGAGTACGCGACCAACGTCGACGGCGTGTACGTTGCGGGTGACGCGGGTCGCGGCCAGTCCCTGATCGTGTGGGCCATCGCCGAAGGCCGTTCGGCCGCCCGCGGCGTCGACCGCTATCTGACCGGAGCGAGCGAACTGCACGCCCCGATCCGCCCGACGGACCGTTCACTCACGGTCTGA
- a CDS encoding VWA domain-containing protein yields the protein MTTAPFAAGPAISLRKVEETAPALVEHYRAAGISLRKHGMSGQRAAVYLVLDYSGSMREYYQDGSVQAFADRVLGLSANLDDDGVVPVVFFSTDVDCETDIALADHRGRIDRIVAGLGHMGKTSYHLAMDAVIDHYLDSGSTAPALVVFQTDGGPINKLAAERYLCKAAELPLFWQFVGFGNKRSSQFNFLQKLDELAVPQKRSVDNAGFFHAGLDPREVPDEVLYDRLVAEFPLWLAAARSRGIVRG from the coding sequence ATGACCACAGCGCCCTTCGCGGCAGGCCCGGCGATCAGCCTCCGCAAGGTCGAGGAGACCGCGCCCGCGCTCGTCGAGCACTACCGGGCGGCGGGCATATCACTGCGGAAGCACGGGATGAGCGGTCAGCGCGCCGCCGTCTATCTGGTCCTGGACTACTCGGGATCGATGCGCGAGTACTACCAGGACGGCAGCGTCCAGGCGTTCGCCGACCGGGTGCTCGGCCTCTCGGCGAATCTGGACGACGACGGTGTCGTGCCCGTCGTGTTCTTCTCCACGGACGTCGACTGCGAGACCGACATCGCGCTCGCCGACCACCGCGGCCGTATCGACCGGATCGTGGCCGGGCTCGGGCACATGGGCAAGACCAGCTACCACCTCGCCATGGACGCGGTGATCGACCACTATCTGGACAGCGGGTCCACCGCGCCCGCCCTGGTGGTCTTTCAGACCGACGGCGGGCCGATCAACAAACTCGCCGCGGAGCGCTATCTCTGCAAAGCGGCCGAACTCCCGTTGTTCTGGCAGTTCGTCGGCTTCGGCAACAAGCGCAGCTCACAGTTCAACTTCCTTCAGAAACTTGACGAGTTGGCCGTTCCGCAGAAGCGGTCCGTCGACAACGCGGGCTTCTTCCACGCCGGGCTCGACCCGCGCGAGGTGCCGGACGAGGTGCTGTACGACCGGCTCGTCGCGGAATTCCCGCTGTGGCTCGCGGCGGCCCGCTCGCGGGGCATCGTGCGCGGCTGA
- a CDS encoding cold-shock protein codes for MATGTVKWFNSEKGFGFIEQDGGGADVFAHYSNIATQGFRELQEGQKVSFDVTQGQKGPQAENIVPA; via the coding sequence ATGGCTACTGGAACCGTGAAGTGGTTCAACTCGGAAAAGGGCTTCGGCTTCATCGAGCAGGACGGCGGCGGCGCCGACGTCTTCGCCCACTACTCGAACATCGCCACCCAGGGCTTCCGTGAGCTCCAGGAGGGCCAGAAGGTCTCGTTCGACGTCACGCAGGGCCAGAAGGGCCCGCAGGCGGAGAACATCGTCCCGGCCTGA
- a CDS encoding DEAD/DEAH box helicase: MTRPERPARAPRPAGKRPVHSRAKSPAKGTAKAPVRRVARPQEFTLPETITPALPAVEAFDELDMPAALLKTLTSLGVTAPFPIQGATLPNSLAGRDILGRGRTGSGKTLAFGLALLARLAGRRAEPRAPHAMVLVPTRELAQQVTDALTPYATAVNLRMATVVGGLSISKQAGQLRRGAEVLVATPGRLKDLIERGDCRLDQVTITVLDEADQMADMGFMPQVTALLKQVRPDGQRMLFSATLDKNIDRLVRQYLTDPVVHSVDPSQGAVTTMEHHLLYVMDETDKKAVTMRIAAREGRVLLFLDTKRSVDRLVKRLLASGVRASGLHGGRSQPQRNRTLDQFKTGEVTVLVATNVAARGIHVDDLDLVVNVDPPVDHKDYLHRGGRTARAGESGSVVTLVLPEQKRDMTRLMSDAGIAPRITSVKSTDAELTRLTGAREPSGVAITIEVPQPAVRKPQKARASRPARRTGGAGAGGGGTRLGAAGGSARGSRGGRRGRPPGTGADGGRRTAA; this comes from the coding sequence ATGACTCGCCCCGAACGCCCGGCCCGCGCACCCCGCCCGGCCGGTAAGCGCCCGGTCCACTCCCGCGCCAAGAGCCCCGCGAAAGGCACGGCGAAGGCGCCGGTCCGCCGCGTCGCGCGCCCGCAGGAGTTCACACTCCCGGAAACCATCACCCCCGCGCTGCCCGCCGTCGAGGCGTTCGACGAACTCGACATGCCCGCGGCACTGCTCAAGACCCTTACCTCCCTGGGTGTGACCGCTCCCTTCCCGATCCAGGGCGCCACCCTCCCGAACTCCCTCGCGGGCCGCGACATCCTCGGCCGGGGCCGTACCGGATCCGGCAAGACCCTCGCCTTCGGCCTCGCGCTGCTGGCCCGCCTCGCCGGCCGCCGCGCCGAGCCGCGCGCGCCGCACGCGATGGTCCTGGTGCCGACCCGCGAGCTGGCGCAGCAGGTCACCGACGCCCTCACGCCGTACGCCACCGCGGTGAACCTGCGCATGGCCACCGTCGTCGGCGGCCTGTCGATCAGCAAGCAGGCCGGGCAGCTGCGCCGCGGCGCCGAGGTGCTCGTGGCGACGCCCGGACGGCTCAAGGACCTCATCGAACGGGGCGACTGCCGGCTGGACCAGGTCACCATCACCGTCCTCGACGAGGCCGACCAGATGGCCGACATGGGCTTCATGCCGCAGGTGACCGCGCTGCTGAAGCAGGTGCGGCCGGACGGGCAACGGATGCTGTTCTCCGCGACGCTCGACAAGAACATCGACCGGCTCGTACGGCAGTACCTGACCGACCCCGTCGTCCACTCCGTCGACCCCTCGCAGGGCGCGGTCACGACGATGGAGCACCACCTCCTGTACGTCATGGACGAGACCGACAAGAAGGCCGTCACCATGCGGATCGCGGCCCGCGAGGGCCGGGTGCTGCTGTTCCTGGACACCAAGCGGTCGGTGGACCGGCTGGTCAAGCGGCTGCTGGCGAGCGGTGTACGGGCCTCCGGCCTGCACGGCGGCCGGTCCCAGCCGCAGCGCAACCGCACGCTCGACCAGTTCAAGACCGGCGAGGTGACCGTCCTCGTCGCGACGAACGTCGCGGCGCGCGGCATCCATGTCGACGACCTGGACCTGGTCGTCAACGTGGACCCGCCCGTCGACCACAAGGACTATCTGCACCGCGGCGGACGCACCGCGCGCGCCGGTGAGTCGGGCAGCGTCGTGACGCTCGTCCTGCCCGAGCAGAAGCGGGACATGACGCGGCTGATGTCGGACGCGGGCATCGCCCCGAGGATCACCAGCGTCAAGTCGACCGACGCGGAACTGACGCGGCTGACCGGGGCGCGGGAGCCCTCCGGGGTCGCGATCACCATCGAGGTGCCGCAGCCCGCCGTACGGAAGCCGCAGAAGGCACGCGCGTCGCGCCCGGCCCGGCGGACGGGCGGCGCGGGCGCGGGCGGCGGCGGGACCCGACTGGGCGCGGCCGGCGGATCCGCCCGGGGCAGCCGCGGCGGCCGCCGCGGCCGGCCTCCGGGGACGGGCGCCGACGGCGGCCGTCGCACCGCGGCGTAG
- a CDS encoding ribonuclease, whose translation MRIPPRIALIGGAAALLSTLLVGGTAAGAATAAPLAVGDICYSDLPSQAHDTLDLIDQGGPYPYPQDGGVFQNREGILPQQSTGYYHEYTVKTPGSPDRGARRIVTGNSQQDYYTADHYESFDLVDHGC comes from the coding sequence ATGCGAATCCCCCCACGAATCGCCCTCATCGGCGGCGCAGCCGCCCTCCTGTCCACCCTCCTCGTCGGCGGTACGGCGGCCGGTGCCGCCACGGCCGCCCCGCTCGCGGTCGGCGACATCTGCTACTCCGACCTGCCGTCCCAGGCGCACGACACCCTCGACCTGATCGACCAGGGCGGGCCCTACCCGTACCCGCAGGACGGCGGCGTCTTCCAGAACCGCGAGGGCATCCTGCCTCAGCAGTCCACCGGCTACTACCACGAGTACACCGTCAAGACGCCGGGCTCTCCCGACCGCGGTGCGCGCCGCATCGTGACCGGTAACTCGCAGCAGGACTACTACACCGCCGACCACTACGAGTCGTTCGACCTCGTCGACCACGGCTGCTGA
- a CDS encoding barstar family protein has protein sequence MTVTYVIPGAEVTGLERFWQVVGEAVNGPDGYFGRNLDAFADCLSGGFGTPDDRDFVIEWREHELSRRALGHEETARQLRARLARVPEVNRAFVQRQLDDAEAGRGSTVFDWLTEIIDERAPGTLRLL, from the coding sequence ATGACAGTGACGTATGTGATCCCCGGGGCGGAGGTCACCGGTCTTGAGCGCTTCTGGCAGGTGGTCGGCGAAGCCGTGAACGGCCCCGACGGTTACTTCGGGCGTAATCTCGACGCGTTCGCCGACTGCCTCAGCGGCGGCTTCGGGACCCCGGACGACCGGGACTTCGTCATTGAGTGGCGCGAGCACGAACTCTCCCGCCGCGCACTCGGCCACGAGGAGACCGCCCGGCAGCTGCGCGCCCGGCTGGCGCGCGTTCCCGAGGTCAACAGGGCCTTCGTCCAACGGCAGTTGGACGACGCCGAGGCCGGCCGTGGCAGCACCGTCTTCGACTGGCTCACGGAGATCATCGACGAGCGGGCGCCAGGCACCCTGCGGCTGCTCTGA
- a CDS encoding ankyrin repeat domain-containing protein, translating to MTNERTADTDGAPGSPPGDAHGPAPDEAPDDATDELFSAVYEGRDDDVVRLLRSGVPAEATDRDGQSALYAAAVSDEPGVVRLLLAAGAGPGRASGPGDGDLPLCGAACGGHTEVVLALLAAGADPDRREAYGFTALAWAVGQGHAATVEALLAHGADPDLPGPGGGAPDGEPPLVTAARRGSPSTVRALLRHGAGAREEALAEARRWTAPEAVEHELHAELLPMAGEGDETVVRRIEEDGGVTVVVETLKDGVPVASLERQTGHGAITTVLEESLGLPAPFEVLAGRALRCGVPERDDWREPVAALWRRGDEESFQAALAWCASDDPLRRAFAADVLAGLGMADGNKPFADRSLPPLRELCARARTPELIGACVTALGAQGDAAVLPEILRHTGHPDPGVRRRVTAALAELVAGDQEEGIAALTALSADIDNSVRERATTALAVSDADTPGIREALAARLTDPVAVTAAEAARGLAVRADPRAVDALARMLADGKVAGHARETAADAVSGLPDAAVRRRLEGLLPRGR from the coding sequence ATGACGAACGAGCGGACAGCGGACACCGACGGCGCGCCCGGCAGCCCGCCCGGTGACGCGCACGGCCCCGCGCCGGACGAGGCGCCGGACGACGCGACGGACGAGCTGTTCTCGGCCGTGTACGAGGGCCGGGACGACGACGTCGTACGTCTGCTGCGCTCCGGCGTCCCCGCCGAGGCGACCGACCGGGACGGCCAGAGCGCGCTCTACGCCGCGGCCGTCAGCGACGAACCCGGCGTGGTCCGGCTGCTGTTGGCGGCCGGCGCCGGCCCCGGGCGCGCGAGTGGCCCCGGCGACGGCGACCTGCCGCTGTGCGGGGCCGCGTGCGGCGGTCATACGGAGGTGGTGCTGGCCCTGCTGGCGGCGGGCGCGGACCCCGACCGACGCGAGGCGTACGGCTTCACGGCGCTGGCCTGGGCCGTCGGGCAGGGCCACGCGGCCACGGTGGAGGCGCTGCTGGCGCACGGCGCGGACCCCGACCTTCCCGGCCCCGGGGGCGGCGCCCCGGACGGCGAGCCGCCCCTGGTGACGGCCGCCCGGCGCGGCTCGCCGTCGACCGTACGGGCCCTGCTGCGGCACGGCGCGGGCGCGCGCGAGGAGGCGCTGGCCGAGGCGCGGCGGTGGACGGCGCCGGAGGCGGTGGAGCATGAACTGCACGCCGAGCTGCTGCCGATGGCCGGCGAGGGCGACGAGACGGTGGTGCGCCGGATCGAGGAGGACGGCGGGGTGACGGTCGTCGTCGAGACGCTGAAGGACGGCGTGCCCGTCGCAAGCCTGGAGCGGCAGACCGGGCACGGGGCGATCACCACGGTTCTGGAGGAATCCCTGGGTCTGCCCGCACCGTTCGAGGTGCTGGCGGGGCGGGCGCTGCGGTGCGGGGTACCCGAACGGGACGACTGGCGCGAGCCGGTGGCCGCGCTGTGGCGGCGCGGCGACGAGGAGTCGTTCCAGGCGGCGCTCGCCTGGTGCGCGAGCGACGATCCGCTGCGTCGCGCCTTCGCCGCCGACGTACTCGCGGGGCTCGGCATGGCGGACGGGAACAAGCCGTTCGCGGACCGATCGCTGCCGCCGCTGCGGGAGTTGTGCGCGCGGGCTCGGACACCGGAGCTGATCGGCGCCTGTGTGACGGCGCTCGGTGCGCAGGGCGACGCCGCTGTCCTGCCGGAGATCCTGCGGCACACCGGGCATCCGGATCCGGGAGTACGGCGCCGGGTGACGGCCGCGCTGGCCGAACTCGTCGCGGGCGACCAGGAGGAGGGGATCGCGGCGCTGACGGCGCTCAGCGCGGACATCGACAACTCGGTGCGGGAGCGGGCGACGACGGCGCTGGCGGTGTCGGACGCGGACACGCCCGGGATCCGCGAGGCGCTGGCGGCGCGGCTGACGGACCCGGTGGCGGTCACGGCGGCCGAGGCGGCGCGGGGTCTCGCGGTCCGGGCGGACCCGAGGGCGGTGGACGCGCTGGCGCGGATGCTCGCCGACGGGAAGGTGGCCGGTCACGCGCGCGAGACCGCGGCCGACGCGGTGAGCGGTCTGCCGGACGCGGCGGTCCGGCGCAGGCTGGAGGGCCTGCTGCCGCGCGGCCGGTGA